One genomic region from Haloarcula taiwanensis encodes:
- a CDS encoding initiation factor 2B, which produces MIDETVEEISEMQTHSSSVVAVKAAQALRDLTDREYPTVEDYLRSLDRNSSALRRANPSHASLHTTQHRIVNTVSDAEPDDVAAAKELTNEAIDDVIDSVESSKDRAAARAVSEIADDDVLLTHDFSSTVLAAIDDAIEAGHSFEVYVTESRPRFLGRKMTRHLSDRDGVDVTLIVDSAAGHFMSEVDRVLVGMDCIVDDTLYNRIGTYPIATAAADNDVPVTVVGAAAKYVDGAFAFENEIRSPSEVLREPADGFEVANPAYDATPTQLLDTVVTDDGIHEY; this is translated from the coding sequence ATGATAGACGAGACTGTCGAGGAGATCTCGGAGATGCAGACCCACAGTTCCTCCGTGGTCGCAGTCAAAGCTGCCCAGGCACTCCGGGACCTGACTGACAGGGAGTACCCGACGGTCGAGGATTACCTCCGCTCGCTCGACCGGAACAGCAGCGCCCTCCGACGAGCGAACCCCTCGCATGCCTCCCTCCATACGACCCAGCACCGGATCGTGAACACCGTCTCAGATGCGGAGCCCGACGACGTGGCGGCCGCCAAGGAACTGACGAACGAGGCTATCGACGACGTTATCGACTCTGTAGAGTCGTCGAAAGACCGCGCCGCGGCACGCGCCGTGTCGGAGATTGCCGATGACGACGTGCTGTTGACACATGACTTCTCCTCGACGGTCCTTGCGGCCATCGACGACGCTATCGAAGCCGGCCACAGCTTCGAGGTGTACGTTACGGAGTCACGACCGCGCTTCCTCGGCCGAAAGATGACGCGCCACCTCTCCGACCGGGACGGGGTCGACGTGACGCTCATCGTCGACAGCGCCGCCGGCCACTTCATGTCAGAGGTCGACCGCGTGCTCGTCGGCATGGACTGCATCGTCGACGACACGCTGTACAACCGCATCGGCACGTATCCGATTGCGACAGCGGCGGCGGACAACGACGTTCCGGTAACGGTGGTCGGGGCTGCCGCGAAATACGTCGACGGGGCCTTCGCCTTCGAGAACGAGATTCGGTCGCCGTCGGAAGTACTCCGGGAGCCCGCAGACGGATTCGAGGTCGCAAACCCGGCCTACGACGCGACGCCGACGCAGCTGCTGGATACGGTCGTCACTGACGACGGGATCCACGAGTACTGA
- a CDS encoding type IV pilin: MGRLSTDTVGMTEGIGVAVLVGMTLLVTAIVGLNVLVIEDDDGGGPQANFSYDYVEDNELLIVTHERGDEFEAGNVEFEGPSQTVTWAQVASREPDAMIGPGDIAQLSSGNAYGRRVGARDTITIYHNASGNRTQLDQWDGAN, from the coding sequence ATGGGACGGCTCAGCACTGACACGGTCGGGATGACAGAGGGCATCGGCGTCGCCGTACTCGTCGGGATGACGCTACTCGTGACGGCGATTGTCGGGCTGAACGTCCTCGTCATCGAGGACGATGACGGCGGCGGCCCGCAGGCGAACTTCAGCTACGACTACGTCGAGGACAACGAACTGCTCATCGTCACACACGAACGCGGCGACGAGTTCGAAGCCGGGAACGTCGAATTCGAAGGGCCGAGCCAGACAGTCACCTGGGCCCAAGTGGCGAGCCGCGAGCCCGACGCGATGATCGGCCCGGGCGATATCGCACAGTTGAGCAGCGGCAACGCCTATGGGCGGCGCGTTGGCGCTCGTGACACGATCACGATATACCACAACGCGAGCGGGAATCGGACTCAGTTGGACCAGTGGGACGGCGCGAACTGA
- a CDS encoding DoxX family protein, translating into MDTRVPSFIGTAVLTLALLSRPAAAHVDYVTDGPGEALDAVAFAISVLSNPVNAAVFGVSGVAVTVGLVAYLRVRPTIADIVILRDVLVGYADLVPWMLRLSVGLPLVGAGFQGYLFAPTVTFDPATSPAVRILFIGLGFTLLFGLATRIVTAVGLVTYGWALSVDLGVILAMEYVPAFLALLILGGGRPSADHMLQQVASTDGTYYGRIDPVHHLKGFLDSVTTPYREYVPVIVRIGMGVTFIYLGLFQKLAEPGQALLVVEKYDLTAVVPVDPGMWVLGAGLTEMLVGLVLILGFMTRGAAAVSFVLFTTTLFGLPDDPVLAHITLFGMASAVFTMGAGPLSFDDWFGRPAQSDRETVVSAD; encoded by the coding sequence ATGGACACACGCGTACCGAGTTTTATCGGCACCGCCGTCCTCACGCTCGCTCTCCTGTCGCGACCCGCGGCGGCACACGTCGACTACGTGACGGACGGGCCGGGCGAGGCCCTTGACGCGGTAGCGTTTGCGATATCCGTGCTGTCTAATCCGGTGAACGCGGCGGTTTTCGGCGTCTCGGGCGTGGCCGTGACTGTCGGCCTCGTAGCGTATCTCCGGGTCCGGCCGACGATTGCGGACATCGTCATCCTCCGGGACGTACTCGTCGGCTACGCGGACCTCGTCCCGTGGATGCTCCGACTCAGCGTTGGACTGCCACTCGTCGGTGCCGGTTTTCAGGGGTATCTGTTCGCCCCGACAGTGACGTTTGACCCCGCCACGAGCCCGGCTGTCCGCATCCTGTTCATCGGGTTGGGTTTCACGCTCTTGTTCGGACTCGCGACCCGTATCGTCACGGCGGTCGGGCTAGTGACCTACGGCTGGGCGCTGAGCGTCGACCTCGGCGTCATTCTCGCTATGGAGTACGTGCCGGCGTTTCTGGCGCTATTGATTCTTGGCGGTGGTCGCCCGAGCGCTGACCACATGCTCCAGCAGGTCGCCAGCACTGACGGGACCTATTACGGCCGCATCGACCCGGTTCACCATCTGAAGGGCTTTCTGGACTCGGTAACAACACCGTACCGCGAGTACGTCCCGGTCATCGTCCGGATCGGCATGGGTGTGACGTTCATCTATCTCGGACTGTTCCAGAAGCTCGCCGAACCCGGTCAGGCGCTTCTGGTCGTAGAAAAGTACGACCTCACTGCCGTCGTCCCCGTCGACCCCGGGATGTGGGTGCTCGGGGCCGGCCTGACCGAGATGCTGGTCGGACTGGTGTTGATACTCGGCTTCATGACTCGCGGGGCCGCGGCCGTGTCCTTTGTCCTGTTTACCACGACGCTGTTCGGACTCCCGGACGACCCGGTACTCGCGCACATCACGCTGTTCGGGATGGCCTCGGCGGTGTTCACGATGGGTGCTGGGCCGCTCTCGTTCGATGACTGGTTCGGTCGACCGGCACAGAGCGACCGGGAGACCGTCGTGTCGGCTGACTGA
- a CDS encoding GNAT family N-acetyltransferase — MSVNIETQIVERGDDEHVDAAWRLKEDIREADGVLRQRRGFFRDAYRRSTTYLYIDRSRDRLIGFAAVRRDGYILFLAVDDEYRGHGFGKRLVARVAEDYGSVTCHARATNREALGFYKHIGFEITRRIDNYYEDGGDAYYLKLGEDSITDKLSKFLRG; from the coding sequence GTGAGCGTCAATATCGAGACACAGATCGTCGAACGCGGGGACGACGAACACGTCGACGCGGCGTGGCGGCTCAAGGAGGACATCCGCGAGGCTGACGGCGTCCTCCGGCAGCGACGGGGGTTCTTTCGTGACGCCTACCGACGGTCGACCACCTATCTCTACATCGACCGCTCCAGAGACCGCCTCATCGGCTTCGCCGCAGTTCGACGCGACGGCTACATTCTCTTTCTCGCAGTCGACGACGAGTACAGGGGCCACGGCTTCGGCAAGCGACTCGTCGCTCGCGTCGCCGAGGACTACGGCAGCGTGACCTGCCACGCCCGGGCGACGAATCGGGAGGCACTCGGCTTCTACAAACACATCGGCTTCGAGATTACACGGCGCATCGACAACTACTACGAGGACGGCGGCGACGCATACTACCTCAAACTTGGAGAGGACTCGATTACGGACAAACTGTCGAAGTTCCTGCGCGGTTAA
- a CDS encoding DNA primase (p41; involved in priming for DNA replication; forms a heterodimer of small and large subunit (Pfup41 and Pfup46); primase from Pyrococcus furiosus uses deoxyribonucleotides as a substrate and can synthesize long DNA strands in vitro which means it may be involved in both de novo primer synthesis and elongation; enzyme from Sulfolobus solfataricus has higher affinity for ribonucleotides and also possesses 3'-terminal nucleotidyl transferase activity; priming is stimulated by thymine-rich synthetic bubbles): MEERTRAYLRGRFGDHYRQASVTPPPAANEREWGFIPWTEGPGETMVRHRSLLDLGEIEDFLGRRKPRHVYFSAGRYDEPSASTMSEKGWRSSDLVFDLDADHLPSVVLGEDSYAEMLEKCKDALLRLLDFLEDDFGFEDLTVVFSGGRGYHVHVRDERIRHLERDARREIVDYVRGIGLEFDELVDEEAVAGTAGRSSPAQKRTLSTEGGWSARAHRHMLAVVDDLLAMEEADALDRLQEYDGIGEGKATAALNAARSNYEQLEAGNIDVHPAFYQLAKILLHEVVAADNAPIDEPVTTDTNRLIRLPGSLHGGSGLEVQRIDREDLDAFDPLVDPVPETFRGHDITVEVTDGGLVELDGDSFTLEAGNQTVPEHVGVFLMARGRAEKGKE; the protein is encoded by the coding sequence ATGGAAGAGCGGACCCGCGCGTACCTCCGTGGCCGGTTCGGCGACCACTACCGCCAGGCATCCGTAACGCCGCCGCCGGCCGCAAACGAACGCGAATGGGGGTTCATCCCGTGGACTGAGGGCCCCGGCGAGACGATGGTCCGCCATCGCTCGCTGCTGGACCTCGGCGAAATTGAGGACTTCCTCGGCCGGCGGAAGCCCCGCCACGTCTACTTCTCCGCGGGCCGCTACGACGAACCGAGCGCCTCCACCATGTCCGAGAAGGGCTGGCGCTCCTCGGACCTCGTGTTCGACCTCGACGCCGACCACCTGCCCAGCGTCGTGCTGGGCGAGGACAGCTACGCCGAGATGCTCGAAAAGTGCAAGGACGCGCTGTTGCGGCTGCTCGACTTCCTGGAGGACGACTTCGGCTTCGAGGACCTGACGGTCGTCTTCTCCGGCGGTCGCGGCTACCACGTCCACGTCCGCGACGAGCGCATCCGCCACCTCGAACGGGACGCGCGCCGGGAAATCGTCGACTACGTCCGCGGCATCGGGCTGGAGTTCGACGAACTCGTCGACGAGGAGGCCGTCGCCGGCACGGCTGGCCGGTCCAGCCCGGCCCAGAAGCGGACGCTCTCAACGGAAGGCGGCTGGAGCGCTCGCGCCCACCGCCACATGCTCGCCGTCGTCGACGACCTGCTAGCGATGGAGGAGGCCGACGCGCTGGACCGACTGCAGGAGTACGACGGCATCGGCGAGGGGAAGGCGACGGCGGCGCTGAACGCCGCCCGGTCGAACTACGAGCAACTGGAGGCCGGCAACATCGACGTGCATCCGGCGTTCTACCAGTTGGCGAAGATTCTGCTCCACGAGGTCGTCGCGGCGGACAACGCGCCGATAGACGAGCCGGTGACAACGGACACGAACCGACTCATCCGCCTGCCTGGCTCGCTACACGGCGGCAGCGGGCTGGAAGTCCAGCGTATCGACCGCGAGGACCTCGACGCGTTCGACCCGCTGGTCGACCCCGTCCCGGAGACGTTCCGAGGTCACGACATCACCGTCGAGGTGACCGACGGCGGGCTTGTCGAACTGGATGGCGATAGCTTTACACTGGAGGCGGGTAATCAGACTGTACCAGAGCACGTGGGCGTGTTTCTCATGGCCCGCGGGCGTGCCGAGAAGGGGAAGGAATGA
- a CDS encoding serine protease — translation MKQSLTRRAMLGALGTAVAATAGCQSPGTDSTSGGDTGDQSGSADALAQSDSVYTDVYRAVADAVVSIRVYAEDARGGQGSGFLIDDEHIVTNEHVVAGGDEYYVRFADTGWRSASVVGADVYSDLAVLRVGATPDVTPLSFAETEPTVGTEVVAIGNPFGLSGSVSAGIVSGVDRTLQSANNFSIADAVQTDAPVNPGNSGGPLVTLDGDVLGVINSGGGDNVAFAISAPLTQRVVPSLIQTGDYDHSYMGVGLRGVSPRLAEANDLDPASGVYIDSILEGGPAAGVLQGSDGETMISGAAIPTGGDVVRQMGDTPTPTRQALGSFLALETSPGETVDVLVERDGAQETVALTLGTRPEP, via the coding sequence ATGAAACAGTCTCTCACTCGCCGGGCGATGCTGGGAGCCCTCGGGACAGCTGTCGCGGCCACGGCTGGCTGTCAGAGTCCCGGGACAGACAGCACCTCTGGCGGTGACACCGGGGATCAGTCAGGGTCGGCCGACGCACTCGCACAGTCAGACAGTGTCTACACCGACGTGTACCGGGCGGTAGCCGATGCCGTCGTCTCAATCAGGGTGTACGCCGAAGACGCCCGTGGTGGGCAGGGGAGCGGGTTCCTCATCGACGATGAGCATATCGTCACGAACGAACACGTCGTCGCGGGCGGAGACGAATACTACGTCCGCTTCGCAGACACCGGCTGGCGCTCCGCCTCCGTGGTCGGTGCGGACGTGTACAGCGACCTTGCGGTCCTCCGTGTCGGTGCGACGCCGGACGTGACACCGCTCTCGTTTGCCGAGACTGAACCCACCGTCGGGACCGAAGTCGTCGCTATCGGGAACCCGTTCGGGCTGTCCGGGTCAGTGTCTGCGGGTATCGTCAGCGGCGTCGACCGCACGCTCCAGAGCGCGAACAACTTCTCCATCGCAGACGCGGTCCAGACCGACGCCCCCGTCAACCCAGGCAACAGCGGCGGACCATTGGTCACGCTAGACGGCGACGTACTCGGCGTCATCAATTCGGGCGGCGGCGACAACGTCGCATTCGCCATCTCGGCCCCGCTGACTCAGCGTGTCGTGCCGTCGCTCATCCAGACCGGCGACTACGATCACTCGTATATGGGTGTTGGCCTCCGGGGCGTGTCGCCCCGACTCGCCGAGGCAAACGACCTAGACCCGGCCTCTGGCGTGTACATCGACAGCATCCTTGAGGGCGGCCCGGCGGCGGGCGTTCTGCAGGGAAGTGACGGGGAGACGATGATTTCGGGGGCGGCGATTCCCACTGGCGGTGACGTGGTCAGGCAGATGGGCGACACCCCGACGCCGACGCGACAGGCGCTCGGAAGCTTCCTCGCACTGGAGACCAGTCCCGGCGAGACGGTCGACGTTCTGGTCGAGCGCGACGGGGCACAGGAGACAGTCGCACTCACGCTCGGAACCAGACCAGAGCCGTAG
- a CDS encoding cadmium-translocating P-type ATPase has product MTESDSCSDGGACVGAGDDGPPTVTDGERTPQVAQLSVPEMDCASCAGKVENALGAVDGIRAVETRPTTGTAVVTYDRTAVTERDLVTAIESAGYEVTETAGEDETATGGPDESESPWTSPRALKTWVSGVFVAFGLLFEFLLRGANAQVGAVLGLPLHVADILFIVAVATGGQEILRGGYYSLKNRNLDIDLLMSIAILGALTASLAFGEALYFEAATLAFLFSVAELLERYSMDRARNSLEELMDLSPDEATVLQDGEETTVPVDEVQVGDVVVIRPGEKIPMDGEVVDGTSAVNQAPITGESVPVDKTDGDEVYAGTINEEGYLEVQVTAAASDNTLSRIVKMVEDAQSNKTEREQFVERFSAYYTPVVVAFAVLVTLASPTVFGVAWSTAVVHGLTLLVLACPCAFVISTPVSVVSGITSAAKNGVLIKGGNHLEAMGAVDVVAFDKTGTLTKGELTVTDVIPLNGNTEDEVLRCARGLEQRSEHPIGEAIVAEAGTTGVESADVDDFESITGKGVRADLDGTPHYAGKPGLFEELGFDLSHVHATTDGGVVTKTTQQLCERNNCLDLLEDAVPELQAEGKTVVIVGTEDEIEGIIAVADEVRPEARAAIARLRDLGVERTVMLTGDNERTAGAIAREVGVDEYQAELLPDEKVAAIEDLVEEHDGVAMVGDGINDAPALASATVGVAMGAAGTDTALETADIALMSDDLSKLPYLYELANDANGVIRQNIWASLAVKAGLAVAVPFGLVPIWAAVLAGDAGMTTAVTGNAMRLSRVRPESGVDEP; this is encoded by the coding sequence ATGACGGAGTCCGACAGCTGTTCGGATGGTGGTGCGTGTGTCGGCGCGGGTGACGACGGCCCTCCGACAGTGACAGACGGAGAACGGACGCCGCAGGTCGCACAGCTGTCCGTCCCGGAGATGGACTGTGCCTCCTGTGCCGGGAAGGTCGAGAATGCGCTCGGGGCGGTCGACGGTATCAGAGCCGTCGAGACGCGCCCGACCACAGGAACGGCCGTCGTCACGTACGACCGGACGGCAGTGACAGAGCGGGACCTCGTGACGGCCATCGAGAGCGCCGGCTACGAGGTCACGGAGACGGCTGGGGAAGACGAGACGGCGACGGGAGGGCCCGACGAGAGTGAGTCGCCCTGGACCAGCCCGCGGGCGCTGAAAACCTGGGTCAGCGGCGTGTTCGTCGCCTTCGGCCTCCTCTTCGAGTTCCTGCTTCGCGGCGCGAACGCGCAGGTCGGGGCCGTGCTTGGGTTGCCGCTGCACGTCGCCGATATCCTTTTTATCGTCGCCGTGGCGACCGGCGGCCAGGAAATCTTGCGTGGCGGCTACTACTCCCTGAAAAACCGGAATCTGGACATCGACCTGCTGATGTCCATCGCCATTCTGGGCGCGCTTACTGCCAGCTTGGCTTTCGGCGAGGCGCTGTACTTTGAAGCCGCGACGCTCGCGTTCCTGTTCAGCGTCGCGGAACTGCTGGAACGCTACTCAATGGACCGCGCGCGGAACTCGCTGGAAGAACTGATGGACCTCTCGCCCGACGAGGCGACAGTTCTGCAGGACGGCGAGGAGACGACAGTCCCCGTCGACGAGGTACAGGTCGGCGATGTCGTCGTCATCAGGCCCGGCGAAAAGATTCCGATGGACGGCGAGGTCGTCGATGGGACCAGCGCAGTCAATCAGGCTCCGATCACCGGCGAGAGCGTCCCGGTCGACAAGACCGACGGTGACGAGGTGTACGCCGGGACCATCAACGAGGAGGGGTATCTGGAAGTGCAGGTCACAGCGGCGGCCAGCGACAACACCCTCTCGCGCATCGTCAAGATGGTCGAGGACGCCCAGTCGAACAAGACCGAGCGCGAGCAGTTCGTCGAGCGCTTCTCGGCGTACTACACGCCGGTCGTCGTCGCCTTCGCCGTCCTCGTGACGCTGGCGTCCCCTACCGTATTCGGCGTAGCGTGGTCGACCGCCGTCGTGCACGGGCTGACGCTGCTGGTGCTGGCCTGTCCCTGCGCGTTCGTCATCTCGACGCCTGTCTCAGTCGTCTCCGGCATCACCAGCGCCGCGAAGAACGGCGTTCTCATCAAGGGCGGGAACCACCTCGAAGCGATGGGCGCGGTCGACGTGGTCGCCTTCGACAAGACCGGCACGCTGACGAAAGGCGAACTGACCGTCACCGACGTGATTCCGCTGAACGGGAACACCGAGGACGAGGTCCTTCGGTGTGCCCGTGGGCTCGAACAGCGGAGCGAACACCCCATTGGCGAGGCCATCGTCGCAGAGGCGGGAACGACCGGCGTCGAGAGCGCCGACGTCGATGACTTCGAGAGCATCACTGGGAAAGGCGTCCGTGCAGACCTCGACGGGACGCCCCACTACGCCGGGAAACCGGGCCTGTTCGAGGAGCTCGGCTTCGACCTCTCGCATGTCCACGCGACCACCGATGGCGGTGTTGTCACCAAAACGACCCAGCAGCTCTGTGAGCGCAACAACTGTCTGGACTTGCTGGAAGATGCCGTGCCTGAACTTCAGGCCGAAGGAAAGACGGTCGTCATCGTCGGGACAGAAGACGAGATCGAGGGTATCATCGCCGTCGCCGACGAGGTGCGCCCGGAGGCAAGAGCCGCCATCGCCCGGCTCCGTGACCTCGGCGTCGAGCGGACGGTGATGCTCACCGGCGACAACGAGCGAACGGCGGGGGCTATCGCACGGGAAGTCGGCGTCGACGAATACCAGGCCGAACTCTTGCCTGACGAGAAAGTCGCCGCTATCGAGGACCTCGTCGAGGAGCACGACGGCGTGGCGATGGTCGGCGACGGCATCAACGACGCGCCGGCGCTGGCGAGCGCGACTGTGGGAGTCGCCATGGGAGCAGCCGGCACGGACACGGCGCTTGAAACGGCTGATATCGCCCTCATGAGCGACGACCTCTCGAAACTCCCGTACCTGTACGAACTGGCGAACGACGCCAACGGCGTCATCCGGCAGAACATCTGGGCCAGCCTGGCGGTCAAAGCTGGCCTCGCCGTCGCTGTTCCGTTCGGTCTCGTTCCCATCTGGGCGGCCGTGCTCGCGGGCGACGCCGGGATGACGACGGCCGTGACCGGGAACGCGATGCGGCTCTCACGGGTCCGGCCGGAAAGCGGTGTCGACGAGCCGTAA
- a CDS encoding metal-dependent hydrolase → MELTWYGHSTWHVTVDDTELLIDPFFDNPKTDTDPEELDPDYVLLTHGHADHIGDVDRYEGSGLVATPEVVEYCEDNFGDFDAVGGMGMNLGGTVEIGDAFVTMHRADHTNGMDTSYGTSGGMPGGFIISDTKPTQVSDAESTTFYHAGDTGLMTEMRDVIGPFLEPDAAAVPVGDHFTMGPMQAAVAVDWLDVDHAFPMHYDTFPPIEIDTQDFVNEVAGTGSDAEVHVLDGDETFEL, encoded by the coding sequence ATGGAACTCACATGGTACGGCCATTCGACGTGGCACGTGACAGTCGACGACACCGAGTTGCTCATCGATCCGTTCTTCGATAACCCCAAGACGGATACGGACCCCGAGGAACTGGACCCCGATTACGTGCTGTTGACCCACGGCCACGCGGACCACATTGGCGACGTGGACCGCTACGAGGGCAGTGGGCTCGTGGCGACGCCGGAAGTCGTCGAGTACTGCGAGGACAACTTCGGCGACTTCGACGCCGTCGGCGGCATGGGGATGAACCTCGGCGGCACCGTCGAAATCGGCGACGCCTTCGTCACGATGCACCGGGCCGACCACACCAACGGGATGGACACCAGCTACGGCACCAGCGGCGGGATGCCCGGCGGGTTCATCATCTCCGATACGAAGCCGACGCAGGTCAGCGACGCGGAGTCGACGACGTTCTACCACGCCGGCGACACCGGCCTCATGACGGAGATGCGCGACGTCATCGGGCCGTTCCTCGAACCCGACGCCGCGGCGGTCCCGGTCGGAGACCACTTCACGATGGGACCCATGCAGGCCGCCGTCGCCGTCGACTGGCTCGACGTCGACCACGCGTTCCCGATGCACTACGACACGTTCCCGCCCATCGAAATCGACACGCAGGACTTCGTCAACGAGGTGGCGGGCACCGGCAGCGACGCCGAGGTCCACGTCCTCGACGGCGACGAGACTTTCGAACTCTAG
- a CDS encoding signal transduction protein: MSPPTVLLITAETAAGKRLQAALEQAAIDATVETTEPECVDTTLLRTAVDCLVVPVTCEGMAGGHLAEAATGLYPTLPVIMYGSEADRGEHIQAVADDDLGSPELAAAVGEALENSETMAARPASRPETILATMFERNSEHLYVKDTDRQYLLLNDSSYAPPELLGRRDEDGLPAGATYLDAARGDDLQVINDETDILDIHEFSPSMGKHLRTSKVPWYDETDELAGLIGITQDITDQKERERLLRQQNERLRKVALLAAHELRNELQVSTGHLSQIEADDEHIGAVEESIDRLSSIVDKVVSLASSDSPEFEPEQQWLSTVAWDVWSSLSLEAASLEVTSDRRLLADPESMRLFLEILLSNAVEHGGPDVAIRVGATSSGFFVADDGPGVDVSPPERVFEAGYASEKQNSGFGLYIANRIAKEHGWSLSVDDSEAGGARFTVTDVERPD; this comes from the coding sequence ATGTCCCCGCCGACCGTCCTCCTCATCACCGCCGAGACTGCTGCCGGGAAGCGGTTACAGGCGGCACTTGAACAGGCAGCAATCGACGCCACGGTTGAGACGACCGAGCCCGAATGCGTCGATACGACACTGCTACGTACTGCGGTTGACTGCCTCGTCGTTCCGGTGACGTGTGAGGGTATGGCCGGCGGACATCTGGCGGAGGCGGCTACCGGTCTCTACCCGACCCTCCCAGTAATCATGTACGGCTCTGAGGCAGACCGTGGAGAGCACATTCAGGCGGTCGCCGACGACGACCTTGGGTCGCCGGAACTGGCAGCCGCAGTCGGTGAGGCGCTCGAAAACAGTGAGACAATGGCCGCACGGCCGGCTTCCCGGCCGGAGACGATTCTCGCCACGATGTTCGAACGGAACTCCGAACACCTGTACGTAAAAGACACTGACAGGCAGTATTTGCTGCTCAACGATTCCTCGTACGCGCCCCCGGAACTGCTCGGCCGGCGGGACGAAGATGGGCTCCCCGCGGGGGCGACGTATCTGGATGCGGCGCGCGGTGACGACTTACAGGTCATCAACGACGAGACCGACATCCTCGACATCCACGAGTTCTCGCCGTCGATGGGAAAGCACCTCCGGACATCGAAGGTCCCATGGTACGACGAAACTGACGAGCTGGCCGGCCTTATTGGGATCACACAGGACATCACCGACCAGAAGGAACGCGAACGTCTTCTCAGACAGCAGAACGAACGTCTCCGGAAGGTGGCACTGCTGGCCGCACACGAACTCCGAAACGAACTCCAGGTGTCGACCGGCCACCTCTCGCAGATTGAGGCCGACGACGAGCACATTGGCGCTGTGGAGGAGTCCATCGACCGACTCTCCAGTATCGTCGATAAAGTCGTCTCGCTGGCGTCGAGCGACTCGCCGGAGTTCGAACCCGAGCAACAGTGGCTCTCGACGGTCGCCTGGGACGTATGGAGTTCGCTGTCGCTCGAAGCCGCGTCGCTCGAAGTAACATCAGACAGGCGGCTGTTGGCGGACCCGGAATCAATGCGCCTGTTTCTCGAAATCCTGCTCTCGAACGCCGTCGAACACGGCGGGCCGGACGTGGCGATTCGGGTCGGTGCCACGTCTTCGGGGTTCTTCGTCGCGGACGATGGGCCCGGCGTCGACGTCTCGCCGCCGGAGCGGGTGTTCGAGGCGGGATACGCATCAGAGAAGCAAAACAGTGGGTTCGGACTCTACATCGCCAACCGGATCGCAAAAGAACACGGCTGGTCGCTGTCCGTCGATGACAGCGAGGCGGGCGGCGCGCGGTTCACCGTGACCGACGTGGAACGACCGGACTAG